The sequence below is a genomic window from Oreochromis niloticus isolate F11D_XX linkage group LG3, O_niloticus_UMD_NMBU, whole genome shotgun sequence.
AAGTAGGCCTATTACCTGGGCACTTTTTAAAGTGACATCgaacatctatctatctatctatctatctatatatatatatatatatatatatatatatatatatatatatatttatatatatatatatatatatatatatatatatatatatttatatatatatatatatatatatgttaaaatattttacCTGCGTTGACACTAAGcttaaacaaaacacattagCATTCATTTATGTCTGACACTGATTTTTTTGCTTGTGTGTGATTGTTCTCAGTTTTGTGTGAAGGCTTCATATCTCGCAGAGCTCAGATGTCCTGTGGTCACGCTGTGACCCCGACCTCTCTCACCAACTGGTGTCGCAGGTTGTTGGACCAGGTAGGCCACTAAAGGTTGGtttcattaaaataaacaagcaaacaattaaataaataaataacagcgTCATGCAGGATTGTGTTGATTTTTAGCAGGATTTTTATGTTATGTCAACacgaataaataaaaaataatgaaagcaGTGCCCAATAtgtcgtttttgttttttgtggttgTGAATTGGATTGTAATGTTTACTGTCATGTAGATGAGAAAGAAGCTACGCTGACTTAAATCAACACGCAGAGCGACACACTGCTCTTTAAATTCATGAACTTCTCTCAGCAGAAACCTGCTGTGCTCtcaaggaaataaataaaacagtcagAAATGTTCAGCTTCTGTCTTTTCTACTGTAACTTGTACTTGTACTTGTGTAGCTTTGAATTACAGTTGTACAATTACAGCTGTGATCATTTCACTGTTTCTATAGAGTAAAGAACATAAATGATGTTCAGACAAAATATAGCATCATAACTCGGTGTTTCATGAAATTTGTAGATAATTTGTACATATAGCAATACAGTTGTGATGTATAATGAAATATTTCAGTAGTTTTCACCCTTTCATGCATAGTGGCCAgttattcaaaggctgtttttttgtatttgtgtcagtgttgatggtatacttgcacatataCCACTAtatgatgccaggtctctcttggaaatgagatttttaatctcaatgagatttttttacctggatatataaaggactaataaaatACATTGGACAGTGATGTGTCACTTCATACTCAATTCATAAGTCAATACGTatattgtaaagaaaaaaaaactttcaaaaaagaacatgtttgaaaaaatgaaggtcaaaaatctttttttccatgcctgaagaaaaaaaatacttcatgcatgaaagggttaataaCCTACTGAAAAAAACTCATCGAAttgtttagtgttttgtttccaAAATGCGAGTCTAATCATTCTCTCACCTCTCCATATTTTAATATAGGGTGAAAGCAGGTTTGTGTGTGGTGGGTCTGGTTGTAGTGCTGAGTGGACCTTTGCAGAAGTTTGTAAAATGGCTCTTCTGGACtctgaagaaaaaaagtacTTCAGAAAAACCCTGGAATTTAACATTGCCAGGCAGAAACTTACTACTAAGTTGGTAAGTGTTTcattaatatattatatatactgTGAATATAGACTTGATAGACATTTAGCTATATATCAAATATTGTGCCACCTCTGTCTCCATGCAGTGTCCTGAATGCAGATCCACTGTGACGAGAGAGAATGAATCAAATTTGAATGTCCTCTGTAAAGAGTGCACAGCAGTAAAAGGACGGCTGTTTGAGTTCTGCTGGCAGTGTTTGAGGGAGTGGAAGGGTCCACGGCCTCGGAAAGACCGCTGTGAAAATGATGACTGCTGTAACGAGTCACTAGAAACACTAAAGAAATGCCCAGATATGACGTTTCATGGGTATGAGTATGAGTATGGGTTTCAGTATTTGTATGGGTTTCAGCATGAGTATGGAGTCCGTGTGTGTCCCTCAGTGCGTGCCTGTCCCACCTGTGGTTTGCTGTTGCAGCACAGCAAGAAGGGTTGCCCATCAGTTGTTTGCTCTCGATGTGATGggagattttgttttgtgtgtctgaagCACTCTAGTACACATTATAGTATCAGGTGCACTCCTGCCCCCAGGCAGACCTCTATACCTGTTTGGAAGAACAAATAATGGCAAAGACACAAGGCTGATACGTTTCACTTTCTTTGTATTGAGAGCGTCTTTTCTAAATGTAAATGTCAGCATGCTGTGTTTTAAATTCTCTGCTTTAATAACATCACTTTATGaataaaaaattgtgttttattagtGAGCTGTCATGTCTGAAGTCCAATGATaaatctgcataaataaaaggtaattcattaaaaaaaaaactttagaaTGAGGTTAAACattctgtgtgtgcacatgctgTCCTCTGGTTAGTTACATATATAACACATGTTGTCTCCTTATCCTTGTTTGTATTTCAAGTTACATGGTGATGAATTCTTTAGAGCAAAGGTTTCTTTTAGAAAAAGTTAGTTAAGTTTAATCAACGTCACTACTTAAACACTacttaaattaaaatataaatataaaaataaagcctgtggatttatttatttcttactgTCATGTAAAAATAAGATCCTTCATTATACATTATATAAAATATGGTGCAAATGAAATATTGACTTTACTGCTAAAATAATTCAGTATCTGAGTTAAAATACAGGTATTTTCATTATTGTTAGCTTAGGTTCCTCATACAGTCTCAGCAGGAGAAAGCTTCATCACTTTGTGCTGTTGAGTTGGGAAATACAGGAAaaccattttttgtttttcatttgtacCAAAGAAATTTGATAACGGactaaataaaattatttaactCTTAATCTGATTAAAGTTTAGCTGTTTGAAGGTTAACCTAAATGTATAGTTTCAGAATGATTGTATGTTTTTTACtctgtttaaattatttaaaatcattGTTAACACATTCAAATGTAAATCACAGCAAGTATTGCACTGAGGCAAACATTTTATAGAAGAACTTCTGTTTCCTCAAATCCACATTATGATATATGATATACAATACACATCTCAAAGCAGGTCTTAGATTCTGATACGAAGCTAAACTCTCAACCACAGCCTTCAGCACCTGGTCATTGTGCCACAGGATATAGTGCATTACAGATAAGACACACTAAGATCTAAATATAGAACCCAAGATGATCTGTAAACGAAAGAGTTCAGCTAAAGCTGAAACATGTGAACGATGCTCATCATAATACCTTGTAGCTAAGTGCAGAAGTAAATCTGGTTTTACAACATGAGCTGCAAATTGGAAACTACCTATTAACTAGAACTGTTTGTTGTGTAACCAGAACAATGCTTGGTTtggtttttgcttctttacatCCTGGTTGTTGTGCCAAATGGtggccctgtgtgtgtgtgtgtgtgttagtcccCGTAGGGAAATTACTCCTTTGTGGACAGTCACCAAtgcagcgcccggggagcagtgtgtagggacggtaccttgctcaggggtacctcagggtagctgttcagtggagtcgaacccccgaccttccgatcatggggcgaccgctctacctactgagctatccctgcccctgAGTGGATTCATCAGTCCtattttacaaacattcagattaaataatt
It includes:
- the LOC100702642 gene encoding E3 ubiquitin-protein ligase ARIH2-like isoform X1 gives rise to the protein MCNRATREHSRYRDFCPRRSFASSINVPDDCHPYTEFLEDTASPRSQHSVPTKQDKCYDPHDKTLTFVDGEDDLDFLCEGFISRRAQMSCGHAVTPTSLTNWCRRLLDQGESRFVCGGSGCSAEWTFAEVCKMALLDSEEKKYFRKTLEFNIARQKLTTKLCPECRSTVTRENESNLNVLCKECTAVKGRLFEFCWQCLREWKGPRPRKDRCENDDCCNESLETLKKCPDMTFHGYEYEYGFQYLYGFQHEYGVRVCPSVRACPTCGLLLQHSKKGCPSVVCSRCDGRFCFVCLKHSSTHYSIRCTPAPRQTSIPVWKNK